Proteins encoded by one window of Sediminicoccus rosea:
- a CDS encoding xanthine dehydrogenase family protein molybdopterin-binding subunit, with translation MDKFGIGQSVRRKEDVRLLTGTGLYTDDINRDNQAWMVVLRSPHAHAKILSINTEAAKAAPGVIEVLTGHDAKADGLGLFPVMVEVPGKDGKPLWCPDRHILQTEAVRFVGDPVAIVMAETRAEAQDAAELIEVDYDILPSITDTATALDAGAPVIWPERGSNLCVHWSNGREAQAEAAFAKAAKTVSVDLVNNRLVGNPMEPRVALGEYDPAENHFTLHSPTQGVVRVRESLAKFIFKLPKEQVRVISPDVGGGFGLRGKLFPESAMVLWAAKRIGRPVKWRADRTETFLCDPHGRDHVTHAEMAFDAGGKILGMKVETVAAMGAYLFDFGPRIPTVAGGRIQGTVYDMQDVSINVRCAFTNTAPTDAYRGAGRPETAYVIERLLDQGAKAFGITPAEIRNRNYVKPEQIPYINCAGNEIDSGRFEETQAQALALMDWQGFDTRRAQSQAQGKLRGRGIGYFIEASGGQPAEWARVRITEAGEALVHVGTFSHGQGHETAFAQVLHARLGIPFEKVKLVQGDSDVVPAGGGTGGSRSSQMGGVAVSRASEMVLAKARRLAAHLLEAAEADIEHEGEVFRIAGTDRTISWAQLASAEGIPNETPGLDEELLYKRNTECNFPNGCHVAEVEVDPDTGMVSVVRYAAVDDVGVPLNPMLVHGQCHGGIVSGIGQALYEHARYDDESGQFLTATFQDYCMPRAADLPHLEVGLNVVPCPSNDLGVKGAGEGGSCGAPPAVVSAVCDALGIAHIDMPVTPEKVWRALAMRQAAE, from the coding sequence ATGGACAAGTTCGGAATTGGCCAATCGGTGCGGCGCAAGGAAGATGTGCGGCTGCTGACGGGCACCGGCCTCTACACGGACGACATCAACCGCGACAACCAGGCCTGGATGGTGGTGCTGCGCAGCCCGCACGCGCACGCGAAGATCCTCTCCATCAACACCGAGGCCGCGAAGGCCGCCCCGGGCGTCATCGAGGTGCTGACCGGCCATGACGCCAAGGCCGATGGCCTCGGCCTGTTTCCCGTCATGGTCGAGGTGCCGGGCAAGGACGGCAAGCCGCTCTGGTGCCCGGACCGCCACATCCTGCAGACGGAGGCGGTGCGCTTCGTGGGCGACCCCGTCGCCATCGTCATGGCCGAGACGCGCGCAGAGGCGCAGGACGCGGCCGAGCTGATCGAGGTGGATTACGACATCCTGCCCAGCATCACCGACACGGCGACGGCGCTGGATGCGGGCGCGCCCGTGATCTGGCCCGAGCGCGGCTCCAACCTCTGCGTGCATTGGTCGAACGGACGCGAGGCCCAGGCCGAGGCCGCGTTCGCCAAGGCGGCCAAGACCGTCAGCGTGGACCTGGTGAACAACCGCCTGGTCGGCAACCCGATGGAGCCGCGTGTCGCGCTGGGCGAGTACGACCCGGCGGAGAACCACTTTACCCTGCACAGCCCGACCCAGGGCGTGGTGCGCGTGCGCGAGAGCCTGGCCAAGTTCATCTTCAAGCTGCCGAAGGAGCAGGTGCGCGTCATCAGCCCGGACGTGGGCGGCGGCTTCGGCCTGCGCGGCAAGCTCTTCCCCGAGAGCGCGATGGTGCTCTGGGCGGCCAAGCGCATCGGCCGCCCGGTGAAATGGCGCGCCGACCGCACCGAGACCTTCCTCTGCGATCCGCACGGCCGCGACCATGTGACCCATGCCGAGATGGCCTTCGATGCCGGGGGGAAGATCCTCGGCATGAAGGTCGAGACGGTCGCCGCCATGGGCGCCTATCTGTTCGACTTCGGCCCGCGCATCCCGACCGTCGCCGGCGGGCGCATCCAGGGCACGGTCTATGACATGCAGGATGTCAGCATCAACGTCCGCTGCGCCTTCACCAACACGGCGCCGACCGACGCCTACCGCGGCGCCGGCCGGCCCGAGACCGCCTATGTGATCGAACGGCTGCTGGACCAGGGGGCCAAGGCCTTCGGCATCACGCCCGCCGAGATCCGCAACCGCAACTATGTGAAGCCGGAGCAGATCCCCTACATCAACTGCGCGGGCAACGAGATCGACAGCGGCCGCTTCGAGGAGACGCAGGCCCAGGCGCTGGCGCTGATGGACTGGCAGGGCTTCGACACCCGCCGCGCCCAGAGCCAGGCGCAGGGCAAGCTGCGCGGGCGGGGCATCGGCTACTTCATCGAGGCCTCAGGCGGGCAGCCGGCCGAATGGGCCCGAGTCCGCATCACCGAGGCGGGCGAGGCGCTGGTGCATGTGGGCACCTTCAGCCATGGACAGGGGCATGAGACGGCCTTCGCCCAGGTGCTGCATGCGCGCCTCGGCATTCCCTTCGAGAAGGTGAAGCTGGTCCAGGGCGACAGCGACGTGGTGCCCGCCGGTGGCGGCACGGGCGGCAGCCGCTCCTCGCAGATGGGCGGCGTCGCCGTCTCCCGCGCCTCTGAGATGGTGCTGGCCAAGGCGCGGCGCCTCGCCGCCCACCTGCTGGAAGCGGCCGAGGCGGATATCGAGCATGAGGGCGAGGTGTTCCGCATCGCCGGCACCGACCGCACCATCAGCTGGGCGCAGCTCGCTTCCGCCGAGGGCATCCCGAACGAGACGCCAGGCCTCGATGAGGAGCTGCTCTACAAGCGCAATACCGAGTGCAACTTCCCCAATGGCTGCCACGTGGCCGAGGTCGAGGTGGACCCCGACACCGGGATGGTGAGCGTGGTGCGCTACGCCGCGGTGGATGATGTGGGCGTGCCGCTGAACCCCATGCTGGTGCATGGCCAGTGCCATGGCGGCATCGTCTCCGGCATCGGCCAGGCGCTCTACGAGCATGCCCGCTATGATGACGAGAGCGGCCAGTTCCTGACCGCCACCTTCCAGGACTACTGCATGCCGCGCGCCGCTGACCTGCCGCACCTGGAGGTCGGGCTCAACGTCGTCCCCTGCCCGTCCAATGACCTCGGCGTGAAGGGTGCTGGCGAAGGCGGCTCCTGCGGGGCGCCGCCAGCGGTGGTGAGCGCCGTCTGCGATGCGCTCGGCATCGCGCATATCGACATGCCGGTGACGCCCGAGAAGGTGTGGCGCGCGCTCGCGATGCGGCAGGCGGCGGAGTGA
- a CDS encoding Bug family tripartite tricarboxylate transporter substrate binding protein, protein MRRRQLPLLAAPLCLPAVQARAQAAWPTRPVRIVVSFPPGGSSDITARVMAEHYSAAMNQRFVVDNRPGAGGTLSALHVAQQPADGYTLFLSNSAPITTSPPLYPQAGYDPIRSFTHVTYIGAAPVAIVTNPRFIPATDLPSLVAWMKAQPSPASFGSSGTGSVGHILGEMFQRAAGVQLTHVPYRGSAPLLPDLLNGQVPLAFDTMPQYVEHFAANRLRGIAISAPQRNPMAPNVPTTGEGGYPALIALNWVGMSGPAGLPPAVVEKLNAETQAGLRTEIVQRRLLEHAISPTPLGPVEFTAFAQRDVNEIGGMIRALGITAG, encoded by the coding sequence ATGCGTCGTCGTCAATTGCCCCTGCTTGCGGCACCGCTCTGCCTGCCCGCTGTGCAGGCCCGCGCGCAGGCCGCCTGGCCCACGCGGCCGGTGCGTATCGTCGTCTCCTTCCCGCCGGGAGGGTCCTCCGACATCACGGCGCGCGTGATGGCCGAGCATTATTCCGCCGCGATGAACCAGCGCTTCGTGGTGGACAACCGGCCCGGCGCGGGCGGCACGCTCTCCGCGCTGCATGTCGCGCAGCAGCCGGCGGATGGCTACACGCTCTTCCTCTCGAACTCGGCGCCCATCACCACGTCGCCGCCGCTCTACCCGCAGGCGGGCTATGACCCGATCCGCAGCTTCACCCATGTCACCTACATCGGGGCGGCCCCGGTCGCGATCGTCACCAACCCGCGCTTCATCCCGGCGACGGACCTGCCCTCGCTGGTGGCCTGGATGAAGGCGCAGCCGAGCCCGGCGAGCTTCGGCAGCTCGGGCACCGGCTCGGTCGGCCATATCCTGGGCGAGATGTTCCAGCGGGCGGCCGGCGTGCAGCTCACCCATGTGCCCTATCGCGGCAGCGCGCCGCTCCTGCCCGACCTGCTGAACGGCCAGGTGCCGCTCGCCTTCGACACCATGCCGCAATATGTCGAGCACTTCGCGGCGAACCGTCTGCGCGGCATCGCCATCAGCGCCCCCCAGCGCAACCCCATGGCGCCCAATGTGCCCACGACAGGCGAGGGCGGCTATCCGGCGCTGATCGCGCTGAACTGGGTCGGCATGTCCGGCCCGGCGGGCCTGCCGCCTGCGGTCGTGGAGAAGCTCAATGCCGAGACCCAGGCCGGGCTGCGCACCGAGATCGTGCAGCGCCGCCTGCTGGAGCACGCCATCTCGCCCACGCCGCTCGGCCCCGTGGAGTTCACGGCCTTCGCCCAGCGCGATGTGAACGAGATTGGCGGGATGATCCGCGCGCTGGGGATTACGGCCGGCTAG
- a CDS encoding maleate cis-trans isomerase family protein: protein MLLNGPKVLGTITPSGNTVVEAVTQASLRDVPGVLPIFARIPVHGTSDPFPDSYDLEGMLRAAELLSHAKPGVILWNGSKGGAIGLEHDRDLARRITAATGIPATTSCLALEAALAAHGPVRIGLVTPYNDAYQAKLIAAFAARGWNVTAEDHLGLSDNLSYAATPREVIAAQAARVAPHCDVLLGWCTNYPVPLIGEECAGKPVWDATLLGLRAALKMIDA from the coding sequence ATGCTCCTGAATGGCCCGAAGGTGCTGGGCACCATCACGCCCTCGGGCAACACGGTGGTGGAGGCGGTGACCCAGGCCTCGCTGCGCGATGTGCCGGGGGTGCTGCCCATCTTCGCGCGCATCCCGGTGCATGGGACGAGCGACCCCTTCCCGGACAGCTATGACCTGGAGGGCATGCTGCGCGCCGCCGAACTGCTGAGCCACGCCAAGCCCGGCGTGATCCTCTGGAATGGCAGCAAGGGCGGCGCCATCGGCCTGGAACATGACCGGGACCTCGCCCGGCGCATCACGGCGGCCACGGGGATTCCGGCCACCACTTCGTGCCTGGCGCTTGAGGCCGCATTGGCGGCACACGGGCCTGTGCGGATCGGCCTCGTCACGCCCTACAATGACGCCTACCAGGCGAAGCTCATCGCCGCCTTTGCCGCGCGCGGCTGGAACGTGACGGCCGAGGACCATCTGGGCCTCTCCGACAACCTCTCCTATGCGGCGACCCCGCGCGAGGTGATCGCGGCGCAGGCCGCGCGCGTGGCGCCGCATTGCGATGTGCTGCTCGGCTGGTGCACCAACTACCCGGTGCCGCTGATCGGCGAGGAATGCGCGGGCAAGCCGGTCTGGGATGCCACGCTGCTGGGCCTGCGCGCCGCCCTGAAGATGATCGACGCGTAA
- a CDS encoding PhoX family protein, whose amino-acid sequence MIHRRTLLAAPALLPAIASFGAAAQTAPLVKQDDTVGAGLRRGVLIRWGDRVTFDAPPFDPNNVDAEGASAQFGWDARIAAQVVPPMAADGVTRCILAIAHPTVEAAMAFPGGVDRPAVAAQMQGASLLNLELQAGRWIVVDGGFQSRRLTASTLCRVSGPLADQVGSSVLGVLGVNGGAATPWGSLLLAEGDPALWSSRLGGLDRRFQRGEGFGWLVELDPLDPQSIPEKRTAIGRFGKADAAAAQARGGQAVVYVAERGAGGYLFRFVSAGPASGPDALDSGTLSVAQLQNARITWVPLPQGAAANPVDAARAAGGMAFDAPSSLYWDPRGNRLLFCGGFGVLSFTPDGGDPAAAGMAGNMINTQGLGAVQTATADARGRLLIGTDTGGPVGTRAQTLWAVDPGGNATALYGAARAAGIGNAVASPDGGTIFTVARRPGAEPGATFNRPSTRWPEFEPGMPPRSALLSLGR is encoded by the coding sequence ATGATCCACCGCCGAACACTCCTGGCCGCCCCTGCACTCCTCCCGGCGATCGCGTCCTTCGGGGCGGCGGCGCAGACCGCGCCCCTGGTGAAACAGGATGACACGGTCGGTGCCGGCCTGCGCCGCGGCGTGCTGATCCGTTGGGGGGACCGCGTGACCTTCGACGCGCCGCCCTTCGACCCGAACAATGTGGATGCCGAGGGCGCTTCCGCGCAGTTCGGCTGGGATGCGCGCATCGCGGCGCAGGTCGTCCCGCCCATGGCGGCCGATGGCGTGACGCGCTGCATCCTCGCCATCGCGCACCCAACGGTGGAGGCCGCCATGGCCTTCCCGGGCGGCGTGGACCGGCCGGCGGTGGCGGCGCAGATGCAGGGCGCCTCGCTGCTCAACCTCGAATTGCAGGCCGGGCGCTGGATCGTGGTGGATGGCGGCTTCCAGTCGCGCCGGCTGACGGCCTCCACCCTCTGCCGCGTCTCGGGCCCCTTGGCCGATCAGGTCGGTTCGTCCGTGCTCGGCGTGCTGGGCGTGAATGGCGGGGCGGCGACCCCCTGGGGCTCGCTGCTGCTGGCCGAAGGCGACCCAGCTCTCTGGTCCAGCCGCCTGGGCGGCCTGGATCGGCGCTTCCAGCGCGGCGAAGGCTTTGGCTGGCTCGTCGAGCTCGATCCGCTCGATCCGCAATCCATCCCGGAGAAGCGCACCGCCATCGGCCGCTTCGGCAAGGCGGATGCGGCGGCGGCGCAGGCGCGCGGCGGCCAGGCGGTGGTCTACGTGGCCGAGCGCGGGGCAGGGGGCTACCTCTTCCGCTTCGTCTCGGCCGGGCCGGCCAGCGGGCCGGATGCGCTGGACAGCGGCACGCTCAGCGTCGCCCAGTTGCAGAATGCCCGCATCACCTGGGTGCCGCTGCCCCAGGGGGCCGCGGCCAATCCGGTGGATGCGGCGCGCGCGGCTGGCGGCATGGCCTTCGATGCGCCCTCCAGCCTCTATTGGGACCCGCGCGGCAATCGGCTCCTCTTCTGCGGCGGCTTCGGCGTGCTGAGCTTCACCCCCGATGGCGGCGACCCAGCCGCCGCCGGCATGGCGGGCAACATGATCAACACCCAGGGCCTGGGCGCTGTGCAGACGGCCACGGCCGACGCGCGCGGGCGCCTGCTGATCGGCACCGACACCGGCGGGCCGGTGGGCACGCGGGCGCAGACGCTCTGGGCCGTGGACCCGGGCGGCAATGCCACCGCACTCTATGGCGCGGCGCGGGCGGCGGGCATCGGCAATGCGGTCGCATCGCCCGACGGCGGCACCATCTTCACCGTGGCACGCCGCCCAGGCGCCGAGCCGGGCGCCACCTTCAACCGTCCCTCCACCCGCTGGCCGGAATTCGAGCCCGGGATGCCGCCGCGCTCGGCGCTGCTTTCGCTCGGCCGATGA
- a CDS encoding molybdopterin-dependent oxidoreductase: MTEIKPHAAHWGFFDAVTEGGRLVAVRPFARDPVPASLIDSMPATVHSAARVDQPYVRKGWLEGRRAGHARGGDAFVPMSWDRVTRLLAEETARVRAEHGDAAIYGGSYGWSSAGRFHHAKSQLQRYLGLGGGYTTSINAYSYATAQALIPHVVGTNEVVLGRMTDWAAIAQHAKLMLCFGGLAAKNGYVTSGGAAMTYGPNMRAARAAGLRFVNISPYRGDTEDALAAEWVPIRPGTDAAMILAMVQHIVALGREDRAFLATHCVGWDKLAPTLTDRTPEWAEGITGVPAATIQALAEQCLAQPTMLTAAWSLQRADYGEQPYWALIALAAALGNVGKPGQGVAFGYGSSGGIGNPRREMPGISLPATRNPVSHFIPVGRVTELLERPGGTLHYNGRDLTLPDIRMVWWAGGNPFHHHQDLNRLLRAWAKPETIVVQEPWWTALARHADIVLPATTTLERNDIAHSSRDRFVRAMHQAIPPQGLARHDHDILADLADAQGFRARFTEQRDEGAWLRFLYDKWRTACARQGFQAPDFDSFWAEGHVEMPPIEPHEAFTQFSDFAADPEANPLDTPSGKVELFSETIAGFNRPDCPGHPTWLTPREWLGAAAADELHLLSQQPPTRLHSQLDPGPIAAADKIEGREPIRMHPEDAAVRGLAAGQVVRVFNARGACLAGVRLDPNLTRGVVLLATGAWFDPLEPGVPGSLCVHGNPNVLTADIGTSSLTQGPSAQSCLVRVEAWSGPLPPVRSFHPPVIEEMPA; the protein is encoded by the coding sequence ATGACCGAGATCAAGCCGCATGCCGCCCATTGGGGCTTCTTCGACGCCGTGACGGAGGGCGGGCGCCTCGTTGCTGTGCGGCCCTTCGCGCGGGATCCGGTGCCGGCCTCTCTCATCGACTCCATGCCGGCCACGGTCCACAGCGCGGCCCGGGTGGACCAGCCCTATGTCCGCAAGGGCTGGCTGGAGGGCCGCCGCGCCGGCCATGCCCGCGGCGGCGATGCCTTCGTTCCGATGAGTTGGGACCGCGTGACGCGCCTGCTGGCCGAGGAGACCGCGCGCGTGCGGGCCGAGCATGGCGATGCCGCGATCTATGGCGGCTCCTATGGCTGGTCCTCGGCCGGCCGGTTCCATCACGCGAAGAGCCAGCTGCAGCGCTATCTCGGCCTGGGCGGCGGCTACACCACCTCGATCAACGCCTATTCCTACGCGACGGCGCAGGCGCTCATCCCGCATGTGGTCGGCACCAATGAGGTGGTGCTGGGCCGTATGACGGATTGGGCGGCCATCGCGCAGCATGCGAAGCTCATGCTCTGCTTCGGCGGGCTCGCCGCCAAGAACGGCTATGTCACCTCGGGCGGCGCCGCCATGACCTATGGGCCCAACATGCGCGCGGCCCGCGCGGCGGGGCTGCGCTTCGTCAACATCTCGCCCTATCGCGGCGACACCGAGGATGCCCTGGCGGCGGAATGGGTGCCGATCCGCCCCGGGACCGATGCGGCGATGATCCTGGCCATGGTCCAGCACATCGTGGCCCTCGGCCGTGAGGATCGCGCCTTCCTCGCCACGCATTGCGTCGGTTGGGACAAGCTGGCACCGACGCTGACCGACAGGACGCCCGAATGGGCCGAGGGCATCACCGGCGTGCCGGCCGCCACCATCCAGGCGCTCGCCGAACAATGCCTGGCACAGCCCACCATGCTCACCGCCGCCTGGTCGCTGCAGCGCGCCGACTACGGCGAGCAGCCCTATTGGGCGCTGATCGCGCTGGCCGCGGCACTCGGCAATGTCGGCAAGCCAGGACAGGGCGTGGCCTTCGGCTACGGCTCCTCCGGCGGCATCGGCAATCCGCGGCGGGAGATGCCCGGCATCTCGCTGCCCGCCACGCGCAACCCGGTCTCGCACTTCATCCCCGTCGGCCGCGTCACGGAACTGCTGGAACGGCCCGGCGGCACGCTGCACTACAATGGGCGAGACCTCACCCTGCCCGATATCCGCATGGTCTGGTGGGCCGGCGGCAACCCCTTCCATCACCACCAGGACCTCAACCGCCTGCTGCGCGCCTGGGCGAAGCCAGAGACCATCGTGGTGCAGGAGCCCTGGTGGACCGCGCTCGCCCGCCATGCCGACATCGTGCTGCCCGCCACCACCACGCTCGAGCGCAACGACATCGCCCATTCCTCGCGCGACCGCTTCGTGCGCGCCATGCACCAGGCGATCCCGCCGCAAGGCCTCGCGCGCCACGATCACGACATCCTGGCCGATCTCGCCGATGCGCAGGGCTTCCGTGCCCGCTTCACCGAGCAGCGGGATGAGGGCGCCTGGCTGCGCTTCCTCTACGACAAGTGGCGCACCGCCTGCGCCCGCCAGGGCTTCCAGGCACCCGATTTTGACAGCTTCTGGGCCGAGGGCCATGTCGAGATGCCGCCGATCGAGCCGCACGAGGCCTTCACCCAGTTCAGCGATTTCGCGGCCGACCCCGAGGCGAACCCGCTCGACACGCCCTCGGGCAAGGTGGAGCTCTTCTCCGAGACCATCGCGGGCTTCAACCGCCCCGATTGCCCGGGCCACCCGACCTGGCTCACGCCTCGCGAGTGGCTGGGCGCGGCGGCGGCGGATGAACTGCACCTGTTGAGCCAGCAGCCGCCGACGCGCCTGCACTCGCAGCTCGACCCCGGGCCCATCGCGGCGGCGGACAAGATCGAGGGCCGCGAGCCGATCCGCATGCACCCCGAGGATGCCGCCGTGCGCGGCCTGGCCGCCGGCCAGGTGGTGCGCGTCTTCAACGCGCGCGGCGCCTGCCTCGCGGGCGTGCGGCTTGATCCCAATCTGACGCGCGGCGTCGTCCTCCTCGCCACCGGCGCCTGGTTCGACCCGCTGGAGCCGGGCGTGCCTGGCAGCCTCTGCGTGCATGGCAACCCGAATGTGCTGACCGCGGATATCGGCACCTCCAGCCTCACCCAGGGCCCCTCGGCCCAATCCTGCCTGGTGCGCGTGGAGGCCTGGAGCGGGCCGCTGCCGCCCGTGCGTTCCTTCCATCCTCCGGTGATCGAGGAGATGCCCGCATGA
- a CDS encoding aspartate aminotransferase family protein produces MTPPRNSNAARDIANVLHPYTDARAHQKNGPLVITRGEGVRVFDEQGNAYIETVAGLWCASLGFDNERLVQAALKQMRQLPFYHAFTGRSHEPAIDLAEMLIERAPVPMSKVFFCNSGSEANDTAVKMIWYFNNAIGRPEKKKIIARIKGYHGVTVASASLTGLPYNHKLFDLPIQGILHAGTPHYYHCALPGESEDQFTTRLANELEEMIVREGPETVAAFFAEPIMGAGGVIVPPAGYFEKIQAVLRRHDVLFVADEVICGFGRTGSYWGSQTFNMQPDILTCAKALSSSFLPISAVMVNDRVFQGLADGSAGLGTFGHGYTYSGHPVPAAVAVETLKIYDEMDLVGHVRKVGPVMQEGLRRRFSDHPLVGEIRGVGMIGAVEFVSNKETRANFDPAVKIGPRLVKIAEGHGLIMRALPGDGIAFSPPLIITAEEVNDMLDRFGRALDDLTVQLRRESITAV; encoded by the coding sequence ATGACCCCGCCGCGCAATTCCAACGCCGCCCGCGACATCGCCAACGTCCTGCATCCCTACACGGATGCCCGCGCCCACCAGAAGAACGGGCCGCTGGTCATCACCCGCGGCGAGGGCGTGCGCGTCTTCGACGAGCAGGGCAATGCCTATATCGAGACGGTGGCCGGCCTCTGGTGCGCCTCGCTCGGCTTCGACAATGAGCGCCTGGTGCAGGCCGCGCTGAAGCAGATGCGCCAGCTACCCTTCTACCACGCCTTCACCGGCCGCAGCCACGAGCCGGCGATCGACCTCGCCGAGATGCTGATCGAGCGCGCGCCGGTGCCGATGAGCAAGGTGTTCTTCTGCAACTCGGGCTCCGAGGCGAACGACACCGCCGTGAAGATGATCTGGTACTTCAACAACGCCATCGGGCGGCCGGAGAAGAAGAAGATCATCGCCCGCATCAAGGGCTATCATGGCGTGACGGTGGCCTCCGCCTCGCTCACCGGCCTGCCCTACAACCACAAGCTCTTCGACCTGCCGATCCAGGGCATTCTTCATGCCGGCACGCCGCACTACTACCACTGCGCGCTGCCGGGTGAGAGCGAGGACCAGTTCACCACGCGCCTCGCGAACGAGCTGGAGGAGATGATCGTGCGGGAAGGCCCCGAGACGGTGGCCGCCTTCTTCGCCGAGCCGATCATGGGGGCCGGCGGCGTCATCGTTCCGCCGGCTGGCTACTTCGAGAAGATCCAGGCGGTGCTGCGCCGGCATGACGTGCTGTTTGTCGCCGACGAGGTGATCTGCGGCTTCGGGCGCACCGGCAGCTACTGGGGCAGCCAGACCTTCAACATGCAGCCCGACATCCTGACCTGCGCCAAGGCGCTGAGCAGCAGCTTCCTGCCGATCTCGGCCGTGATGGTGAATGACCGCGTCTTCCAGGGCCTGGCCGATGGCTCGGCGGGCCTGGGCACTTTCGGCCATGGCTACACCTACTCAGGCCACCCGGTGCCGGCCGCCGTCGCGGTCGAGACGCTGAAGATCTATGACGAGATGGACTTGGTGGGCCATGTGCGGAAGGTCGGGCCCGTGATGCAGGAGGGGCTGCGCCGCCGCTTCAGCGACCACCCGCTGGTGGGCGAGATCCGCGGCGTCGGCATGATCGGCGCCGTCGAATTCGTCTCCAACAAGGAAACGCGCGCCAATTTCGACCCCGCCGTGAAGATCGGGCCGCGCCTCGTGAAGATCGCCGAGGGCCATGGCCTGATCATGCGCGCCCTGCCGGGCGACGGCATCGCCTTCTCGCCGCCGCTCATCATCACGGCGGAAGAGGTGAACGACATGCTGGACCGCTTCGGCCGCGCGCTGGATGACCTCACGGTGCAGCTGCGCCGCGAGAGCATCACGGCGGTTTGA